One segment of Ipomoea triloba cultivar NCNSP0323 chromosome 12, ASM357664v1 DNA contains the following:
- the LOC115999568 gene encoding coiled-coil domain-containing protein 18-like → MSWFRSAVNKAVEVGNKNNLTRTVKNYADSVVQQAGHAVVEGAKILQDRIANRNFKSFKQTVRRLEEASVSCRGPERIQLMKRWLAVLKEIEKLSENPIEDKEKNNEEHHPSEEPKSPRSPRKQSMVLYYDPEMGGAPMNFRDVFLYSQALEGISICMILEAPNEEEVSLLLELFGICLTGGKEVHNAIVSSIQNLSKAFTGYNDEVLAKREELLQFAEGAITGLKINADLGSHVLYYDPEMGGAPMNFRDVFLYSQALEGISICMILEAPNEEEVSLLLELFGICLTGGKEVHNAIVSSIQNLSKAFTGYNDEVLAKREELLQFAEGAITGLKINADLGRIDAEVSMLKKRLDEMREKKESVGEVHETISKETAPTIEALKEALALIRVCSRLEALLLKKKTLKFGDSPEIHAQKVDKLKVLSESLVSSSSKAEKKISDHRVQKEEALRFRVSKSGEVSEIEKEITAEITALEKQRDELEAQLKQVNISLAAANGRLQNAREERDQFYDANDQIVAHLKTKEDELSKSVSSCRVEADILTAWTNFLEDTWALQCAYMETKDKLANDELERHEDYFVNLIIELLSAYERELKPSIDRIGKYVENLRSFDKRSVVASGADHDDSKVLTPRKNLEEEYLDYEAKIITTFSVVDNMREQYYAHQGKISRKNDSKVQELFDSIEKLRAEFESIERPILEMETPGQEAEASHGERPQENVITPAREVKEIPEAREKEQNEPSATNVQKKEPSAAKPEEALDPNTEFAKLESEFGTVNVDNSAEEVGDWEFDELEKELRIEDSATHK, encoded by the exons ATGTCGTGGTTCAGATCGGCGGTGAACAAAGCGGTGGAAGTTGGGAACAAAAACAACCTCACTCGCACCGTCAAAAACTACGCCGACAGCGTCGTCCAACAGGCCGGCCACGCCGTCGTTGAGGGTGCCAAAATCCTCCAGGATCGCATT GCAAATAGAAACTTCAAAAGCTTTAAACAGACTGTTAGAAGATTGGAAGAAGCTTCTGTTTCCTGTAGGGGACCAGAAAGAATTCAGTTAATGAAGAGATGGTTGGCAGTACTCAAAGAGATTGAAAAGTTATCTGAAAATCCCATTGAAGATAAGGAGAAAAATAATGAAGAGCATCATCCATCTGAAGAGCCAAAAAGTCCAAGAAGTCCACGAAAACAATCTATG GTTTTATATTATGACCCTGAGATGGGTGGTGCACCAATGAATTTTCGTGATGTTTTCCTTTACAGTCAAGCTTTGGAGGGCATATCAATATGTATG ATTCTTGAAGCACCAAATGAAGAGGAAGTTTCTCTCCTGCTTGAATTGTTTGG TATTTGCCTTACTGGAGGAAAAgaagttcacaatgcaatagtCAGCAGTATACAGAATCTTTCAAAAGCATTTACAGGATACAATGATGAAGTACTG GCAAAGAGAGAGGAACTCCTCCAGTTTGCTGAAGGAGCTATCACAGGGTTGAAAATTAATGCGGATCTTGGAAG CCAT GTTTTATATTATGACCCTGAGATGGGTGGTGCACCAATGAATTTTCGTGATGTTTTCCTTTACAGTCAAGCTTTGGAGGGCATATCAATATGTATG ATTCTTGAAGCACCAAATGAAGAGGAAGTTTCTCTCCTGCTTGAATTGTTTGG TATTTGCCTTACTGGAGGAAAAgaagttcacaatgcaatagtCAGCAGTATACAGAATCTTTCAAAAGCATTTACAGGATACAATGATGAAGTACTG GCAAAGAGAGAGGAACTCCTCCAGTTTGCTGAAGGAGCTATCACAGGGTTGAAAATTAATGCGGATCTTGGAAG AATTGATGCTGAGGTCTCCATGCTGAAGAAGAGACTGGATGAGATGAGAGAAAAGAAAGAATCTGTTGGTGAAGTTCATGAAACAATTTCCAAAGAGACTGCCCCCACCATAGAG GCTTTGAAGGAAGCACTTGCACTTATCCGAGTCTGTTCAAGATTAGAAGCACTTCTACTGAAGAAGAAAACTCTTAAATTTGGAGATTCCCCTGAAATTCATGCTCAAAAG GTTGACAAGTTGAAAGTCTTATCTGAATCTCTTGTCAGCTCCAGCTCAAAAGCTGAGAAGAAGATCTCTGACCACAG AGTTCAGAAAGAGGAAGCATTAAGATTTCGTGTTTCCAAGTCCGGTGAAGTCAGTGAAATAGAGAAG GAAATAACAGCTGAGATTACTGCACTGGAGAAACAGAGAGATGAACTTGAAGCACAATTGAAACAG GTGAATATCTCCTTGGCTGCAGCTAATGGACGCCTTCAAAATGCTAGAGAGGAGAGGGACCAGTTCTATGATGCTAATGATCAGATTGTTGCCCATTTGAAAACTAAG GAAGATGAACTATCAAAGTCCGTAAGCTCATGTAGAGTGGAAGCAGATATTCTTACTGCATGGACCAATTTTTTGGAAGATACTTGGGCTCTTCAGTGCGCTTATATGGAGACTAAAGACAAGTTGGCCAA TGATGAACTGGAAAGACATGAAGATTATTTTGTGAACTTGATCATTGAACTCCTCTCTGCTTATGAG AGAGAACTGAAGCCTTCTATTGATCGTATAGGGAAATATGTGGAGAACTTGAGGAGTTTTGACAAAAG GTCAGTGGTGGCATCTGGTGCGGATCATGATGATTCCAAGGTGTTGACCCCACGAAAAAATCTTGAGGAGGAATACCTGGATTATGAAGCCAAG ATTATAACCACCTTCAGTGTGGTGGATAACATGAGGGAGCAGTACTATGCTCACCAAGGGAAAATCTCCAG GAAAAATGATTCAAAAGTCCAGGAACTTTTTGACAGTATTGAAAAGTTGAGAGCAGAATTTGAATCAATTGAGAGACCAATTCTTGAAATGGAGACTCCAGGCCAAGAGGCAGAGGCTTCACATGGTGAAAGGCCACAAGAAAATGTGATAACTCCTGCAAGGGAGGTGAAAGAGATTCCTGAAGCCAGGGAAAAGGAGCAAAATGAACCTTCTGCAACTAATGTTCAGAAGAAAGAACCATCTGCTGCCAAACCAGAGGAGGCTCTAGACCCCAACACGGAATTTGCCAAATTGGAGTCTGAATTTGGCACAGTCAACGTGGATAACTCGGCAGAAGAGGTTGGTGACTGGGAATTTGATGAGCTGGAAAAGGAGTTGAGAATCGAGGACTCTGCAACCCACAAGTAG